The Jatrophihabitans sp. genome includes a window with the following:
- a CDS encoding DEAD/DEAH box helicase translates to MTDAAFSDAPHPHDTHEPAVDELSAESVAVIDPAPLVGIAPVKPDSPLFSSFAIKPEIIAALQAVGIEHTFAIQELTLPIALAGSDLIGQARTGTGKTLGFGVPMLNRLELPSAKGAKPQALVIAPTRELAVQVAGDLTTAGKRLGAKVVTIYGGRAYEPQVEALKSGCDVVVGTPGRLLDLSQQGHLNLGFVRCLVLDEADEMLDLGFLPDIEKLMSQLPAGRQTMLFSATMPGPIVALARQFLNQPIQIRAESDSHIPATEHVDQFAYRAHAMDKTEVLARILQAEGRGLTLIFTRTKRTAQKVADDLVERGFAAGAVHGDLSQGAREQALRAFRSGKVDVLVATDVAARGLDIDDVTHVINYQCPEDAMTYVHRIGRTARAGKSGTSVTLVDWDDLAKWKLICDTLNLPLHEPVETYSTSDHLFLELSIPTSVKGVLPRAARTRAGLGAEAVEDLGGSDRKKSGRGDRDHGPAGRSSRSGRPEGSARAEGSGRSRSRAEAPASGSETEPSERKPAASRNRRRRRTRAGAPVTGASSAEQSSAG, encoded by the coding sequence ATGACAGACGCTGCCTTCAGCGATGCCCCGCACCCCCACGACACCCATGAGCCGGCGGTCGACGAGCTGAGCGCCGAGAGCGTCGCGGTGATCGATCCGGCCCCGCTGGTCGGGATCGCCCCGGTCAAGCCCGACAGCCCGCTGTTCTCCAGCTTCGCCATCAAGCCCGAGATCATCGCCGCGTTGCAGGCGGTCGGGATCGAGCACACCTTCGCGATCCAGGAACTGACCTTGCCGATCGCGCTGGCCGGCTCGGACCTGATCGGACAGGCCCGGACCGGCACCGGCAAGACGCTGGGCTTCGGCGTCCCGATGCTCAACCGGCTCGAGCTGCCCAGCGCCAAGGGCGCCAAGCCGCAGGCGCTGGTGATCGCGCCCACCCGCGAGCTGGCCGTGCAGGTGGCCGGTGACCTGACCACCGCCGGCAAGCGGCTCGGCGCCAAGGTCGTCACGATCTACGGCGGCCGCGCCTACGAGCCGCAGGTCGAGGCGCTCAAGTCCGGCTGCGACGTGGTCGTCGGAACGCCCGGCCGGCTGCTGGACCTGTCCCAGCAGGGTCACCTGAACCTCGGTTTCGTTCGCTGCCTGGTGCTGGATGAAGCCGACGAGATGCTGGACCTGGGCTTCCTGCCCGACATCGAGAAGCTGATGTCGCAGCTGCCCGCCGGCCGCCAGACGATGCTGTTCTCGGCCACCATGCCGGGCCCGATCGTGGCGCTGGCCCGGCAGTTCCTCAACCAGCCGATCCAGATCCGGGCCGAGTCCGACAGCCACATCCCGGCCACCGAGCACGTCGACCAGTTCGCCTACCGGGCGCACGCGATGGACAAGACCGAGGTGCTCGCCCGGATTCTGCAGGCCGAAGGCCGTGGTCTGACCCTGATCTTCACCCGCACCAAGCGGACGGCCCAGAAGGTCGCCGACGACCTGGTCGAACGCGGCTTCGCGGCCGGCGCGGTGCACGGTGACCTCAGCCAGGGCGCCCGCGAGCAGGCGCTGCGGGCCTTCCGCTCCGGCAAGGTGGATGTGCTGGTGGCCACCGATGTCGCCGCTCGCGGCCTGGACATCGACGATGTGACGCACGTGATCAACTACCAGTGCCCGGAGGACGCGATGACCTACGTGCACCGCATCGGGCGCACCGCCCGGGCCGGCAAGTCCGGCACCTCGGTGACGCTGGTGGACTGGGACGACCTGGCCAAGTGGAAGCTGATCTGCGACACGCTGAACCTGCCGTTGCACGAGCCGGTCGAGACCTACTCCACCTCCGACCACCTCTTCCTGGAGCTCAGCATCCCGACCTCGGTCAAGGGCGTGCTGCCGCGCGCGGCGCGGACCCGGGCGGGTCTGGGCGCCGAAGCGGTGGAGGACCTCGGCGGCTCGGACCGCAAGAAGTCCGGCCGCGGCGATCGCGATCACGGGCCCGCCGGGCGTTCCAGCCGGTCCGGGCGACCTGAGGGATCGGCACGCGCTGAGGGTTCCGGGCGCTCCCGCTCCCGCGCTGAGGCTCCGGCGAGCGGTTCGGAGACCGAGCCGTCCGAGCGCAAGCCGGCGGCCAGTCGCAACCGGCGCCGTCGGCGCACCCGGGCCGGCGCACCGGTGACCGGCGCGTCCTCCGCGGAGCAGAGCAGCGCCGGCTGA
- a CDS encoding ferritin-like fold-containing protein — protein sequence MNELDEAAIVDLLGVLAYGELSAFDRLAADARMAPTTALRAALSEVAALEMSHYRKLVNRIAELGADPQQAMAPFIEAVETFHHRTEPRTWGEALVKAYVGDGLAADFYLEVAEYVDPSTRQLVTEALADSGNAEFAIREVGALISSDPTAASRLSLWARRLVGEAITQAQRVAAERDTLTMLIVGGVGDLTGISLLIDRIMGKHTQRMAAIGLSN from the coding sequence GTGAACGAGCTAGACGAGGCTGCGATAGTCGACCTGCTGGGCGTGCTCGCCTACGGCGAGTTGAGCGCCTTCGACCGGTTGGCCGCCGATGCCAGGATGGCGCCGACGACGGCGTTGCGAGCCGCGCTGTCCGAGGTCGCGGCGCTGGAGATGTCTCACTACCGCAAGCTGGTCAACCGGATCGCCGAACTGGGAGCAGACCCGCAACAGGCGATGGCGCCGTTCATCGAAGCCGTCGAGACCTTTCACCACCGCACCGAGCCGCGGACCTGGGGCGAGGCGTTGGTCAAGGCCTACGTGGGGGACGGGCTGGCAGCTGACTTCTACCTGGAGGTCGCTGAGTACGTCGACCCCTCGACCCGGCAACTGGTCACCGAGGCGTTGGCCGACTCTGGCAACGCCGAGTTCGCCATCCGGGAGGTGGGCGCGCTGATCAGCAGCGACCCGACCGCGGCGTCCCGGCTGTCGCTGTGGGCGCGGCGGCTGGTGGGGGAGGCGATCACCCAGGCCCAGCGGGTGGCGGCCGAGCGGGACACCCTGACGATGCTGATCGTCGGCGGCGTGGGAGACCTGACCGGCATCAGCTTGCTCATCGATCGGATCATGGGCAAGCACACCCAGCGGATGGCCGCGATCGGCCTGTCGAACTGA
- a CDS encoding DUF3107 domain-containing protein: MSPAIELTAGPVTATVSATELEDRVEVKIGVLHTPREIVLESTQTPAEVEELIGAALKSVDGQLSLTDERGRKVIVPANLVAYVEIAQADARRVGFVAG; this comes from the coding sequence ATGTCTCCGGCGATCGAGCTGACAGCCGGACCGGTCACCGCGACCGTCTCGGCAACTGAACTGGAGGACCGCGTGGAGGTCAAGATCGGCGTGCTGCACACCCCTCGCGAGATCGTGCTGGAGAGCACCCAGACTCCTGCCGAGGTCGAGGAACTGATCGGCGCGGCGCTCAAGAGCGTGGACGGCCAACTGTCGCTGACCGACGAGCGGGGCCGCAAGGTGATCGTGCCGGCCAACCTGGTGGCCTACGTCGAGATCGCCCAGGCCGACGCCCGACGGGTCGGCTTCGTCGCCGGCTGA
- a CDS encoding TetR/AcrR family transcriptional regulator: MTETMDASRGARLPRSARRKQLLAAAQEVFVTNGYHAAAMDDIAIRAGVSKPVLYQHFPGKLELYLALLDTHAEDVLDRVRRALAETEDNRVRVHNVLTAYFDFVDGADRGDEGAFRLIFESDLGNEPAVRERVDRVARITMQAVAATVAADTGLGRPQAELLSVALTGAAQITATWWLDADRPIPKAEAVRLLETLQWRGISFFPLQAGAAAPPGNG; encoded by the coding sequence ATGACCGAGACCATGGACGCCTCACGAGGAGCTCGACTACCCCGTTCGGCGCGCCGGAAGCAACTGCTCGCCGCCGCCCAGGAAGTCTTCGTGACCAACGGCTACCACGCCGCGGCGATGGACGACATCGCGATCCGGGCCGGGGTGTCCAAACCCGTGCTGTACCAGCACTTCCCCGGCAAGCTCGAGCTCTACCTGGCCCTGCTGGACACCCATGCCGAGGACGTGCTCGACCGGGTCCGGCGAGCGCTGGCCGAGACCGAGGACAACCGCGTCCGGGTGCACAACGTGCTGACCGCCTACTTCGACTTCGTCGACGGCGCCGACCGCGGTGACGAGGGCGCGTTCCGGCTGATCTTCGAGTCCGACCTGGGCAACGAGCCGGCGGTGCGGGAGCGGGTCGACCGGGTGGCGCGGATCACCATGCAGGCTGTGGCCGCCACGGTGGCGGCAGACACCGGGCTGGGGCGGCCTCAGGCCGAGCTGCTGTCGGTGGCGCTCACCGGCGCCGCCCAGATCACCGCGACCTGGTGGCTGGACGCCGATCGGCCGATTCCGAAGGCCGAGGCGGTCCGGCTGCTGGAGACGCTGCAATGGCGCGGCATCTCCTTCTTCCCGCTGCAGGCCGGCGCTGCGGCGCCGCCGGGTAACGGCTGA
- a CDS encoding alpha/beta fold hydrolase, whose product MKTPSVAQGHPLLDSRPLAQGRRVLQAGRGRLRTRPDRPLRTAALASPADYRLAAPDPQRPPWPATEVQVGPIAINVRRTPSADPHAEPALYVHGLGGASTNFTDLADLLSPWLDGHAIDLPGFGRSGPPPRRDYSIPAHTRLVIDYLEQSGRGPVHLVGNSMGGAVSIQVAASRPDLVRTLSLVSPAVPDLRPKKGSDALMPLLLVPGLGDRVLARLDQLPPERRVRAVIEVCFAHPELVPANRLAEAVDELRARRGYAWSGEAMLRSLRGLVRSYLTVGSRSPWHALSQIQAPTVVVWGQLDRLVDVANAPRVARTLPDASLLVLPDVGHTAQLEDPVSTARAILALLARANDAHRQAGVGS is encoded by the coding sequence ATGAAGACCCCGTCGGTGGCCCAGGGCCACCCGCTGCTGGACAGTCGCCCGCTAGCTCAGGGCCGTCGGGTGCTGCAGGCCGGCCGTGGCCGGTTGCGGACGCGGCCCGACCGGCCGCTGCGCACGGCCGCCCTGGCCAGCCCGGCCGACTACCGGCTGGCCGCGCCGGATCCCCAGCGCCCGCCGTGGCCGGCCACCGAGGTTCAGGTCGGCCCGATCGCGATCAACGTCCGCAGGACGCCCTCGGCCGATCCCCACGCCGAGCCGGCGCTGTACGTGCACGGTCTGGGCGGGGCCTCGACGAACTTCACCGACCTGGCCGACCTGCTCTCACCCTGGCTGGACGGCCACGCCATCGACCTGCCGGGTTTCGGCCGGTCCGGGCCGCCGCCACGCCGGGACTACTCGATCCCGGCCCACACCCGGCTGGTCATCGACTACCTGGAGCAGAGCGGGCGCGGGCCGGTGCACCTGGTGGGCAACTCGATGGGCGGGGCGGTCTCGATCCAGGTGGCAGCCAGCCGGCCGGATCTGGTGCGCACCCTGAGCCTGGTCTCCCCGGCGGTGCCGGACCTGCGCCCGAAAAAGGGCTCGGACGCGCTGATGCCGCTGTTGCTGGTGCCCGGACTGGGAGACCGGGTGCTGGCCCGACTGGACCAGCTGCCGCCCGAACGGCGGGTGCGGGCAGTGATCGAAGTGTGCTTCGCCCATCCCGAGCTGGTCCCGGCCAATCGGCTCGCCGAGGCGGTCGACGAGCTGCGGGCCCGCCGGGGCTACGCGTGGTCCGGTGAGGCGATGCTGCGGTCGTTGCGCGGACTGGTCCGCAGCTACCTGACTGTCGGCTCCCGGTCGCCGTGGCACGCCCTGAGCCAGATCCAGGCGCCGACGGTGGTGGTGTGGGGACAGCTGGATCGGCTGGTCGACGTCGCCAACGCGCCCCGGGTCGCCCGGACCCTGCCCGACGCCAGCTTGCTGGTGCTGCCCGATGTCGGGCACACCGCGCAGCTGGAGGATCCGGTGAGCACCGCCAGGGCCATCCTGGCGCTACTGGCACGCGCAAATGACGCGCACCGACAGGCGGGTGTGGGATCGTGA
- a CDS encoding DUF3152 domain-containing protein has translation MTRPSAQSRERNAAGGGYPPDGPAGRRDARSRWRAFAGRYGWRAYALPLLTAISVVAIFNIGTHPDPPAARAVLSTPALSTQASPPASGTSRPTAVSSKPATSKPATSTPASSVTRPLPLPALPPGAPYSFSAQGTFSILAGASGVLGKGGQLYRFTIDVEDGVTGADPKAFAAGVMNALSDQRSWIGNGAVSLQRVDSGPVDFRITLAAPATLRPVCGYSLRVETSCYAGGEGRVMLNVSRWVRGAQVFGADLANYRRYAVNHEVGHAIGHNHAHYCLDSGLAPVMMQQSLGNKTAGGRACRANPWPFPPGVPDAPGAEQVGDAADAEFFQRNSS, from the coding sequence GTGACCCGACCGAGCGCCCAGTCGCGCGAGCGGAATGCCGCCGGCGGCGGTTACCCGCCGGATGGTCCCGCCGGGCGTCGGGACGCCCGCTCCCGTTGGCGTGCCTTCGCCGGCCGTTACGGCTGGCGGGCATACGCGCTGCCGCTGCTCACGGCGATCAGCGTGGTGGCGATCTTCAACATCGGCACGCATCCAGACCCGCCAGCCGCCCGCGCGGTGCTCAGCACCCCGGCGCTCAGCACCCAAGCGAGCCCGCCTGCCTCGGGGACCAGCCGGCCCACCGCTGTCAGCAGCAAGCCGGCCACCAGCAAGCCGGCCACCAGCACACCCGCCAGCTCGGTCACCCGGCCGCTGCCGCTGCCCGCGCTGCCGCCAGGCGCGCCCTACTCCTTCAGCGCCCAGGGCACCTTCTCGATTCTCGCCGGCGCCTCGGGCGTGCTCGGCAAGGGGGGCCAGCTGTACCGGTTCACGATCGACGTCGAGGACGGCGTCACCGGTGCTGACCCCAAGGCGTTCGCCGCCGGAGTGATGAATGCGCTCAGCGATCAGCGGTCCTGGATCGGCAACGGCGCGGTGTCGCTGCAACGAGTGGATTCCGGACCGGTCGACTTCCGGATCACCCTGGCGGCGCCGGCGACCCTACGCCCCGTCTGCGGGTACTCCCTGCGGGTCGAGACCTCCTGCTACGCCGGCGGCGAGGGCAGGGTGATGCTCAACGTGTCCCGCTGGGTGCGTGGCGCGCAGGTGTTCGGCGCGGACCTGGCCAACTACCGCCGCTACGCCGTCAACCACGAGGTGGGTCACGCGATCGGGCACAACCACGCCCACTACTGCCTTGACAGCGGGCTGGCGCCGGTGATGATGCAGCAGAGCCTGGGAAACAAGACCGCCGGCGGCCGGGCCTGCCGAGCGAACCCCTGGCCGTTCCCGCCCGGCGTGCCGGACGCGCCGGGCGCCGAGCAGGTCGGTGACGCGGCTGACGCGGAGTTCTTCCAGCGCAACTCTTCCTGA
- the moeZ gene encoding adenylyltransferase/sulfurtransferase MoeZ, with protein MSLPPLVEPAESLTVDEVRRYSRHLIIPDVAMAGQKRLKNARVLCVGAGGLGSPALMYLAAAGVGTLGIVEFDVVDESNLQRQIIHGQSDIGRPKAESARDSVREINPLVNVVVHPTRLDNDNVLEIFAQYDLIVDGTDNFATRYLVNDAAVLLDKPYVWGSIYRFDGQASVFWNRYGPNYRDLYPDPPPPGMVPSCAEGGVLGVLCASIGSIMATEAIKLITGVGDPLVGRLMVYDALEMSYTTIKIRKDPQARPITELIDYESFCGVVSEEAQQAAAGSTITAAELKTLLDSGKPIELIDVREPAEWEIVSIPGAKLVPKDEILRGDALSGLPQDRQIVMYCKTGVRSAETLAAVKSAGFSDAVHVQGGVTAWVKQVDPSLPSY; from the coding sequence GTGTCTTTGCCGCCGCTTGTGGAACCAGCCGAATCCCTGACCGTCGACGAGGTGCGCCGCTACAGCCGGCACCTGATCATCCCCGACGTGGCGATGGCCGGCCAGAAGCGCCTGAAGAACGCCAGGGTGCTGTGCGTCGGCGCAGGCGGCCTCGGTTCGCCGGCCCTGATGTACCTCGCCGCCGCCGGCGTGGGCACGCTGGGCATCGTGGAGTTCGACGTGGTCGACGAGTCCAACCTGCAGCGTCAGATCATCCACGGCCAGTCCGACATCGGCCGGCCCAAGGCCGAGTCAGCCCGTGACAGCGTGCGTGAGATCAACCCGCTGGTGAACGTCGTGGTCCACCCGACCCGCCTGGACAACGACAACGTGCTGGAGATCTTCGCCCAGTACGACCTGATCGTCGACGGCACCGACAACTTCGCCACCCGTTACCTGGTCAACGACGCCGCGGTGCTGCTGGACAAGCCCTACGTCTGGGGCTCGATCTACCGGTTCGACGGCCAGGCCTCGGTGTTCTGGAATCGCTACGGGCCCAACTACCGCGACCTCTACCCCGACCCGCCGCCTCCGGGCATGGTGCCCTCGTGCGCCGAGGGCGGCGTGCTGGGCGTGCTGTGCGCCTCGATCGGCTCGATCATGGCCACCGAGGCGATCAAGCTGATCACCGGAGTCGGCGACCCGCTGGTGGGACGGCTGATGGTCTATGACGCCCTGGAGATGTCCTACACCACGATCAAGATCCGCAAGGACCCGCAGGCCCGGCCGATCACCGAGTTGATCGACTACGAGTCCTTCTGCGGTGTGGTGTCGGAGGAGGCCCAGCAGGCCGCGGCCGGCTCCACCATCACGGCTGCCGAGCTGAAGACCCTGCTCGACTCGGGCAAGCCGATCGAGCTGATCGACGTCCGTGAGCCTGCCGAGTGGGAGATCGTCTCGATCCCCGGCGCGAAGCTGGTTCCCAAGGACGAGATCCTGCGCGGCGACGCGCTCTCGGGGTTGCCGCAGGACCGCCAGATCGTCATGTACTGCAAGACCGGGGTGCGCTCGGCCGAGACACTGGCGGCCGTCAAGTCCGCCGGGTTCTCCGACGCGGTGCACGTCCAGGGCGGCGTGACCGCCTGGGTGAAGCAAGTGGACCCGTCGCTGCCGTCCTACTGA
- a CDS encoding MGMT family protein: MTEDLSLARRILDCVESIPAGKVMSYGDVAEFVGSRAARNVGRVLAADGATVTWHRVLRADGSCAEHLRAEQLARLAAEGVPIRGERVDMSAARWDGRRASRAR, encoded by the coding sequence GTGACCGAGGACCTGTCGTTGGCGCGGCGAATCCTGGACTGCGTCGAGTCGATTCCGGCCGGCAAGGTGATGTCCTACGGCGATGTCGCCGAGTTCGTCGGCAGCCGGGCTGCTCGCAATGTCGGGCGGGTGCTGGCCGCCGACGGCGCGACGGTGACCTGGCACCGGGTGCTGCGTGCCGACGGCAGTTGCGCCGAGCACCTGCGGGCCGAGCAACTGGCCCGGCTGGCGGCCGAAGGGGTGCCGATCCGGGGGGAGCGGGTGGACATGAGCGCTGCCCGCTGGGACGGTCGCCGAGCGAGCCGCGCGAGGTGA
- a CDS encoding ATP-dependent DNA helicase, whose protein sequence is MSASVTSEPVFRLVRPHLPALAAPVLDADQQRVLTHGHGVLRVLAGPGTGKTTTLVESVVERVTRRAVPIEDILLLTFSRRAAGQLRDQVTARLQRTISEPVARTFHSYAFGVVRRAAVLAGDPPPRLLSGSEQDVTLRELLAGRLADQVDSWPVELSAAVRTQAFAEELRDLLMRAIERDVSPPTLAALGAKHHRPDWVVAADVLREYLDVTALKAPGAFDAAELIQRANAELRHNPQLLAAERRQRRRIFVDEYQDTDPAQIELLKLIAAGADELVLIGDPDQAIYSFRGAEQSAMADIDLHFGSFTGGVRREPEPAGQLELSLPVETVSLRQCRRSGPVLLAASRRIAARLSGPAQHRTLVSAGDLGPGTVEVAVFGSASQEAAHIASALRRSHVEDQVPWSQMAVVVRSVGPAADTLRRGLAAAGVPVGQAVRGPLAEEPVVAQLLELLRCVADPAAVQPEAAETLLLGAVGRADPLQVLRMRRHLRHAPAGPLTLADLITEPGALALVPAAVRQPVERLRAVIDAAVTAAAAPGCSAEDVLWALWQASGLSSRLNSRSLAGGPDGARADRALDAVLALFIEAAKLSDRSPGGGIDQLRDWVSQLQITDTGTGRRAVTDEVSILTAHASKGLEWQVVCVAGVQDGVWPDLRPRGSLLGSDLLVDLVAHRARVSSGLLTERLTEERRLFYVAITRASRALLVTAVDSDESQPSRFVEELDPLPDTVTARPVATASRRFLLSGLVAELRGVLVDPNADEDELAAAAEQLARLAEAGVSGAHPREWWGRAPLSSDAPIRPQALGPVPIRPSKFQAYIDCEFRALLMDLGATDATDEVAASLGTLVHWVAEQAEPGAGVEQLTELLERGWSRLDFSAPWHAVTERARAQRMLEALASWLVKSRTELTLVAREEPFTVQIGDAVLSGKVDRLERDRDGRLVVIDLKTGKSKPTQKDVSVHPQLAVYQLAVAEGAFTGGEPAEPGGAQLVQIGTATTGPQTQPPLAEFPDPGSVAADLARIAAVLRGNTVTAQPGKGCSRCPVRGCCPAQDDGRQVTQ, encoded by the coding sequence GTGTCCGCAAGCGTCACCTCCGAGCCCGTGTTCCGCCTGGTGCGCCCGCACCTGCCGGCGTTGGCGGCGCCGGTCCTCGACGCCGACCAGCAGCGGGTGCTGACCCACGGACACGGCGTGCTGAGGGTGCTGGCCGGCCCGGGCACCGGCAAGACCACCACCCTGGTCGAGTCGGTGGTCGAACGCGTCACGCGGCGCGCAGTGCCGATCGAGGACATCTTGCTGCTCACGTTCTCCCGGCGAGCTGCCGGGCAGTTGCGTGACCAGGTGACGGCCCGGCTGCAGCGCACCATCTCTGAGCCGGTCGCGCGCACCTTCCACTCCTACGCCTTCGGAGTGGTGCGCCGGGCCGCCGTGCTCGCCGGTGATCCGCCGCCCCGCTTGCTGTCCGGTTCCGAGCAGGACGTCACGCTGCGCGAGCTGCTGGCCGGCAGGCTGGCCGACCAGGTCGACTCGTGGCCGGTGGAGCTGTCGGCCGCCGTGCGCACCCAGGCGTTCGCCGAGGAGCTGCGCGACCTGCTGATGCGGGCCATCGAGCGTGACGTCAGCCCGCCGACCCTGGCCGCGCTGGGCGCCAAGCACCACCGTCCGGACTGGGTGGTCGCCGCCGATGTGCTGCGCGAGTACCTCGACGTCACCGCTCTGAAGGCGCCTGGCGCCTTCGACGCCGCCGAGCTGATCCAGCGGGCCAACGCCGAGCTGCGGCACAACCCGCAGCTGCTGGCCGCCGAGCGCCGGCAACGCCGTCGGATCTTCGTCGATGAGTATCAGGACACCGACCCGGCCCAGATCGAGCTGTTGAAGCTGATCGCCGCCGGCGCCGACGAGCTGGTGCTGATCGGCGACCCGGACCAGGCGATCTACTCCTTCCGGGGCGCGGAGCAGTCCGCGATGGCCGACATCGACCTGCACTTCGGATCGTTCACCGGCGGCGTGCGGCGCGAGCCCGAGCCGGCCGGTCAGCTCGAGCTGAGCCTGCCGGTGGAGACCGTGTCACTGAGGCAGTGCCGGCGCAGCGGGCCGGTGCTGCTCGCGGCCTCGCGGCGGATCGCCGCCCGGCTCAGCGGCCCGGCCCAGCACCGGACACTGGTGTCGGCCGGCGATCTGGGCCCCGGCACGGTCGAGGTGGCGGTGTTCGGCTCGGCCAGCCAAGAGGCCGCCCACATCGCCTCGGCGCTGCGTCGATCGCACGTCGAGGACCAGGTGCCCTGGTCGCAGATGGCGGTTGTGGTCCGGTCGGTCGGCCCGGCTGCGGACACCCTGCGGCGCGGCTTGGCGGCGGCCGGCGTGCCGGTCGGGCAGGCGGTCCGCGGGCCTCTGGCCGAGGAGCCGGTGGTGGCGCAGTTGCTGGAGTTGCTGCGGTGCGTGGCCGATCCGGCGGCCGTGCAGCCCGAGGCCGCCGAGACGCTGCTGCTCGGTGCGGTGGGCCGGGCCGACCCGCTGCAGGTGCTGCGGATGCGCCGGCACCTGCGGCACGCGCCCGCCGGCCCGCTCACGCTCGCCGACCTGATCACCGAGCCTGGCGCGCTGGCCCTGGTGCCGGCCGCGGTTCGCCAGCCGGTCGAGCGGCTGCGCGCGGTGATCGACGCCGCTGTCACCGCGGCAGCGGCGCCAGGGTGCTCTGCTGAGGACGTGCTGTGGGCGCTCTGGCAGGCCAGCGGCCTGTCGTCCCGGCTCAATAGCCGCAGCCTGGCCGGCGGTCCGGACGGCGCCCGCGCCGACCGAGCGCTGGACGCGGTGTTGGCCTTGTTCATCGAGGCGGCGAAGCTGTCTGACCGCAGCCCGGGCGGCGGGATCGACCAGCTGCGGGACTGGGTGAGCCAGCTGCAGATCACCGACACCGGGACGGGGCGGCGGGCGGTGACCGACGAGGTGTCGATTCTCACCGCGCATGCCAGCAAGGGCCTGGAGTGGCAGGTGGTGTGCGTGGCCGGCGTGCAGGACGGTGTCTGGCCAGATCTGCGTCCGCGCGGCTCGCTGTTGGGCTCGGATCTGCTGGTGGACCTGGTGGCCCATCGAGCCAGAGTCTCCAGCGGCCTGCTCACCGAGCGGTTGACCGAGGAGCGCCGGCTGTTCTACGTGGCGATCACCCGGGCCAGCCGCGCGTTGCTGGTGACCGCGGTCGACAGCGATGAGTCCCAGCCCTCGCGTTTCGTCGAGGAGCTGGACCCGTTGCCCGACACCGTCACGGCCCGGCCGGTGGCCACCGCCTCCCGCAGGTTCCTGCTCTCCGGCCTGGTCGCCGAGTTGCGCGGGGTGCTGGTCGACCCGAACGCCGATGAGGATGAGCTGGCCGCCGCCGCCGAGCAGCTGGCCCGGCTGGCTGAAGCGGGGGTGTCCGGCGCGCACCCCCGGGAGTGGTGGGGCCGGGCGCCGCTGTCCAGCGATGCCCCGATCCGGCCACAGGCGCTCGGGCCGGTGCCGATCCGGCCCTCGAAGTTCCAGGCCTACATCGACTGCGAGTTCCGGGCGCTGCTGATGGACCTCGGCGCCACCGATGCCACCGACGAGGTGGCCGCGTCCCTGGGCACCCTGGTGCACTGGGTCGCCGAGCAGGCCGAGCCGGGGGCAGGAGTCGAGCAGCTGACCGAACTGCTGGAACGGGGCTGGTCCCGGCTGGACTTCTCCGCGCCCTGGCACGCCGTCACCGAGCGGGCTCGGGCGCAGCGGATGTTGGAGGCGCTGGCGTCCTGGCTGGTCAAGAGCCGGACCGAGCTGACGTTGGTGGCTCGCGAGGAGCCGTTCACCGTGCAGATCGGTGACGCGGTGTTGTCGGGCAAGGTGGACCGGCTCGAGCGCGACCGCGACGGGCGGCTGGTGGTGATCGACCTCAAGACCGGCAAGAGCAAGCCGACCCAGAAGGACGTCAGCGTCCACCCGCAGCTGGCGGTGTACCAGCTCGCGGTGGCTGAAGGCGCCTTCACCGGCGGCGAGCCGGCCGAGCCGGGTGGAGCCCAGCTCGTCCAGATCGGCACGGCGACGACCGGTCCGCAGACCCAGCCCCCACTGGCGGAGTTCCCCGATCCCGGATCGGTCGCCGCCGACCTCGCCAGGATCGCCGCGGTGCTACGCGGCAACACGGTGACGGCGCAGCCTGGCAAGGGTTGCAGCCGGTGCCCGGTGCGCGGCTGCTGCCCGGCTCAGGACGACGGCCGGCAGGTGACCCAGTGA